One Stenotrophomonas sp. SAU14A_NAIMI4_5 DNA segment encodes these proteins:
- a CDS encoding TonB-dependent receptor gives MNDFLEPRRLPLLIALLPLPVLAQNAADPATQQLPTVEVQAARVQGIDPFALPASQDTVWVGDDRSGPGVQVSEALAGVPGVLARDRQNYAQDTQLSIRGFGARSTFGVRGVRVLIDGVPATMPDGQGQLSHASLLGAERIEVLRGPFSALYGNSSGGVLQVWSAQGQAGDPWRLRVNAGADNTVSVGAQLRGAGPVIDYNIAANHFHTDGWRDHSEARRESLNARLGAEVGGGRLELLLNALDAPDAQDPLGLTRAQVAANPRQATAVAEQYNTRKSVRQQQAGLRWTRESGAQRWQLMGYAGQRAVTQFLPIPPTAQANPLHAGGVIDLDGGYGGADARWGWNGDLAGRPLDVVAGISADRQRQHRTGYENFVGSTLGVRGRLRRDQIDTVQNVDQFAQAWWQWSPRWSLLAGVRHSAVRFESDDRYITGSNPDDSGRRRYQATTPVAGVSFEATPQWRLHAAVGRGFETPTFNELGYRSDGQAGLALDLSAARSRNFEVGSKWHAQNGTQLDVSVFRAVTDDELAVASNTNGRSTYRNIGRTRRQGVELQYQQPLAEQWELQLAWTWLQAQVRSPYLTCGGSGCRVPDTVVAAGSRLPGVPRQQAFARLQWSPGDWQWALEANASSDTVVNDLATERAPGYTVLNLEAGRRWTLPGGDLRAFARLDNLLDQAYIGSVIVNDGNGRFYEPAPDRRASVGLQWSWR, from the coding sequence ATGAACGATTTCCTGGAGCCCCGCCGCCTGCCCCTGCTGATCGCCCTGCTGCCGTTGCCGGTGCTGGCCCAGAACGCCGCCGACCCTGCCACGCAGCAGCTGCCGACCGTGGAAGTGCAGGCCGCACGCGTGCAGGGCATCGATCCGTTCGCGCTGCCGGCCAGCCAGGACACGGTGTGGGTGGGCGACGACCGCAGCGGGCCCGGGGTGCAGGTGTCCGAGGCGCTGGCCGGGGTGCCTGGGGTGCTGGCCCGTGATCGCCAGAACTATGCGCAGGACACCCAGCTGTCGATCCGCGGCTTCGGTGCGCGCTCCACCTTCGGCGTGCGCGGCGTGCGGGTGCTGATCGATGGCGTGCCGGCCACCATGCCCGATGGCCAGGGCCAGCTGTCGCACGCCAGCCTGCTTGGTGCCGAGCGCATCGAGGTGCTGCGCGGCCCGTTCTCCGCCCTGTACGGCAACTCCTCCGGCGGCGTGCTGCAGGTGTGGAGCGCGCAGGGCCAGGCCGGCGATCCGTGGCGGCTGCGGGTGAACGCCGGTGCCGACAACACGGTCAGCGTCGGCGCGCAGCTGCGCGGTGCCGGCCCGGTGATCGACTACAACATCGCCGCCAACCACTTCCACACCGACGGCTGGCGCGACCACAGCGAGGCGCGGCGTGAGTCGCTCAACGCACGGCTGGGCGCTGAAGTCGGCGGCGGCCGCCTGGAGCTGCTGCTCAACGCGCTGGATGCCCCTGATGCGCAGGACCCGCTGGGCCTGACCCGCGCCCAGGTGGCGGCCAACCCGCGCCAGGCCACGGCCGTGGCCGAGCAGTACAACACCCGCAAATCCGTGCGGCAGCAGCAGGCCGGCCTGCGCTGGACCCGCGAAAGCGGCGCCCAGCGCTGGCAGCTGATGGGCTACGCCGGGCAGCGCGCGGTGACCCAGTTCCTGCCGATTCCGCCCACCGCGCAGGCCAACCCGCTGCACGCCGGCGGCGTGATCGACCTGGACGGCGGCTATGGCGGCGCGGACGCGCGCTGGGGCTGGAACGGTGACCTGGCCGGGCGCCCGCTGGACGTGGTGGCGGGCATCAGTGCCGACCGCCAGCGCCAGCACCGCACCGGCTACGAGAACTTCGTCGGCAGCACCCTGGGCGTGCGCGGCCGCCTGCGCCGCGACCAGATCGACACCGTGCAGAACGTCGACCAGTTCGCCCAGGCGTGGTGGCAGTGGAGCCCGCGCTGGTCGCTGCTGGCCGGCGTGCGCCACAGTGCCGTGCGCTTCGAATCCGATGACCGCTACATCACCGGCAGCAACCCCGACGACAGTGGCCGCCGCCGCTACCAGGCGACCACGCCGGTGGCCGGGGTCAGCTTCGAGGCGACCCCGCAGTGGCGCCTGCACGCCGCCGTCGGACGCGGCTTCGAAACCCCCACCTTCAACGAGCTGGGCTACCGCAGCGACGGCCAGGCCGGCCTGGCGCTGGACCTGTCGGCCGCGCGCAGCCGCAACTTCGAGGTCGGCAGCAAGTGGCACGCGCAGAACGGAACCCAGCTCGATGTCAGCGTGTTCCGCGCCGTTACCGACGATGAGCTGGCCGTTGCCAGCAACACCAATGGCCGCAGCACCTACCGCAACATCGGCCGTACCCGCCGCCAGGGCGTGGAACTGCAGTACCAGCAGCCACTGGCCGAGCAGTGGGAACTGCAGCTGGCCTGGACCTGGCTGCAGGCACAGGTGCGTTCGCCGTACCTGACCTGCGGTGGCAGTGGTTGCCGCGTGCCCGACACGGTGGTGGCGGCCGGCAGCCGCCTGCCCGGCGTGCCGCGGCAGCAGGCCTTCGCCCGCCTGCAGTGGTCGCCCGGCGACTGGCAGTGGGCGCTGGAAGCCAATGCCAGCAGCGACACGGTGGTGAACGACCTGGCCACCGAGCGCGCGCCCGGCTACACCGTGCTGAACCTGGAAGCCGGGCGCCGCTGGACCCTGCCCGGCGGTGACCTGCGTGCCTTCGCGCGGCTGGACAACCTGCTCGACCAGGCCTACATCGGCTCGGTGATCGTCAACGATGGCAACGGCCGTTTCTACGAGCCAGCCCCGGACCGGCGCGCCAGCGTGGGCCTGCAGTGGTCGTGGCGCTGA
- a CDS encoding TonB-dependent siderophore receptor, protein MTADALTRAGLPRAALPCPSALGRRALALAVVLALPLAAHAEAPADANPTTLDGLEVTARRQSQADSYTLPISKAAIGLDLSLRQTPQSVTTVTRQQMDDLQIESINDVLTSTTGITTYSLDNAGRTTFRARGFDVGNFKVDGMLINGASSFSGGGAGLNMDLYDHVQVVRGANGLLGGTGDPSATVYLERKRPTREFGGAASLTLGSHDKRRLMGDVNVPLTADGRVRSRFVVSAEDSDTFRQREDVQRLGGLASFEADLGDATVVNLGVQYERTRNGGGSWGSNVPIWWADGTRTNLSRSTNPAADWSVAKRDNTSVFGSVEQGLGADWKLRVAFAHDSGESYTNYGVAKVNNAAPGKGFAGFWNPDGSGAFLNAIHNESETRRDNLDISVSGPLQLFGREHQLMAGFNGYRSEITDYAFSAALGNCTIAGVAPWSGCQYRAVGLPIDDWRTWDGSYAPFETFRTPARTKTITQNVGGYLAGRFSLAEPLSLVLGTRVSNYKTYTQTYSKADVRTRGAATGDQQVVTPYAGLVWDFAANYSAYVSYTDVFSPQGNVRDANDTLLDPVTGKSYEAGIKGEWADGALNAALAVFRNEQNNVAESTGEVHPVTGFNIYRAVDGVVSKGADLEVSGRLAQGWNVYAGYTWLQVDGLSYQQDPRHLLRLNTSWTLPGALSKLTVGGGLSMQSGTVMSTNPGRPLGGGKYDASNLPMGGYTLVNLMARYDLTDTVQLAVNVNNLTDKLYYTQYGFYDGLIFGEPRTTTFSIRARF, encoded by the coding sequence GTGACTGCTGATGCCCTCACCCGCGCGGGCCTGCCGCGCGCTGCCCTGCCGTGCCCGTCTGCCCTTGGCCGACGGGCTCTTGCCCTGGCTGTCGTCCTGGCGCTGCCGCTGGCGGCCCACGCCGAAGCACCGGCCGATGCCAACCCGACCACCCTGGATGGTCTGGAAGTGACCGCGCGTCGCCAGTCACAGGCGGACAGCTACACCCTGCCGATCAGCAAGGCCGCCATTGGCCTGGACCTGAGCCTGCGGCAGACCCCGCAGTCGGTGACCACGGTCACCCGCCAGCAGATGGATGACCTGCAGATCGAGTCCATCAACGACGTGCTGACCAGCACCACCGGCATCACCACCTATTCGCTGGACAACGCCGGCCGCACCACCTTCCGTGCGCGCGGCTTCGACGTCGGCAACTTCAAGGTCGATGGCATGCTGATCAACGGCGCCAGCAGCTTCAGCGGCGGCGGTGCCGGCCTGAACATGGACCTGTACGACCACGTGCAGGTGGTGCGCGGCGCCAACGGCCTGCTCGGTGGCACCGGTGACCCGTCGGCCACGGTGTACCTGGAGCGCAAGCGCCCGACCCGTGAGTTCGGTGGTGCCGCCTCGCTGACCCTGGGCAGCCACGACAAGCGCCGCCTGATGGGCGACGTCAACGTGCCGCTGACCGCCGATGGCCGCGTGCGCAGCCGCTTCGTGGTCAGCGCCGAGGATTCGGACACCTTCCGCCAGCGCGAGGACGTGCAGCGCCTGGGCGGCCTGGCCAGCTTCGAAGCCGACCTGGGTGATGCCACCGTGGTGAACCTGGGCGTGCAGTACGAGCGCACCCGCAACGGTGGCGGTTCGTGGGGCAGCAACGTGCCGATCTGGTGGGCCGACGGCACCCGCACCAACCTGTCGCGCAGCACCAACCCGGCCGCCGACTGGAGCGTGGCCAAGCGTGACAACACCTCCGTGTTCGGCAGCGTGGAACAGGGCCTGGGCGCGGACTGGAAGCTGCGCGTGGCGTTCGCCCATGACAGCGGCGAGAGCTACACCAACTACGGCGTGGCCAAAGTCAACAACGCCGCACCGGGCAAGGGCTTCGCCGGCTTCTGGAACCCTGATGGCAGCGGCGCGTTCCTCAACGCCATCCACAACGAATCGGAAACCCGCCGCGACAACCTCGACATCAGCGTCAGCGGCCCGCTGCAGCTGTTCGGCCGCGAGCACCAGCTGATGGCCGGCTTCAACGGCTACCGCAGCGAGATCACCGACTACGCCTTCAGCGCCGCGCTGGGCAACTGCACCATCGCCGGCGTCGCCCCGTGGAGCGGCTGCCAGTACCGTGCGGTCGGCCTACCGATCGACGACTGGCGCACCTGGGACGGCAGCTACGCGCCGTTCGAGACCTTCCGCACCCCGGCCCGCACCAAGACCATCACCCAGAACGTGGGTGGCTACCTGGCCGGCCGCTTCAGCCTGGCCGAGCCGCTGTCGCTGGTGCTGGGCACCCGCGTGAGCAACTACAAGACCTACACCCAGACCTACAGCAAGGCCGACGTGCGCACCCGCGGTGCCGCCACGGGCGACCAGCAGGTGGTGACCCCGTACGCGGGCCTGGTGTGGGACTTCGCTGCGAACTACTCGGCGTACGTGAGCTACACCGATGTGTTCAGCCCGCAGGGCAACGTGCGTGATGCCAACGACACCCTGCTCGACCCGGTGACCGGCAAGAGCTACGAAGCCGGCATCAAGGGTGAGTGGGCCGACGGTGCGTTGAATGCCGCGCTGGCCGTGTTCCGCAACGAGCAGAACAACGTGGCCGAGAGCACCGGTGAAGTGCACCCGGTGACCGGCTTCAACATCTACCGTGCGGTGGACGGCGTGGTGTCCAAGGGTGCGGACCTGGAAGTGTCCGGTCGCCTGGCGCAGGGCTGGAACGTGTATGCCGGCTACACCTGGCTGCAGGTCGACGGCCTGTCCTACCAGCAGGACCCGCGTCACCTGCTGCGCCTGAACACCTCGTGGACCCTGCCCGGCGCACTGTCGAAGCTGACCGTGGGCGGGGGCCTGTCGATGCAGAGCGGCACGGTGATGTCGACCAACCCGGGTCGCCCGCTGGGCGGCGGCAAGTACGACGCCAGCAACCTGCCGATGGGGGGCTACACCCTGGTCAACCTGATGGCGCGCTATGACCTGACCGACACCGTGCAGCTGGCGGTGAACGTGAACAACCTGACCGACAAGCTGTACTACACCCAGTACGGCTTCTACGACGGGCTGATCTTCGGCGAGCCGCGTACCACCACCTTCAGCATCCGCGCACGCTTCTAA
- a CDS encoding response regulator transcription factor, giving the protein MPESQTPPARILVVDDDPEIGALLAQYLGQQGLQTVVAGDGDGMRAALAAGTFDAVVLDLMLPGEDGLALCQQLREQTALPVIMLTARGRPADRILGLEVGADDYMAKPFDPRELLLRLRAVLRRQAPVQAAPAATAEVARLRFSGWTLDPRTHLLQADDGRRHLLGETDFSALQLFLRHPDEVLERDFLVEQVYGRDRMPSDRSIDMCISRLRQMLEHDSRAPLLIRTVRNRGYCLAGPVQADG; this is encoded by the coding sequence ATGCCCGAGTCCCAAACCCCGCCCGCCCGCATCCTGGTCGTCGATGACGATCCGGAGATCGGCGCCCTGCTCGCCCAGTACCTGGGCCAACAGGGCCTGCAGACCGTCGTCGCCGGCGATGGTGATGGCATGCGCGCGGCATTGGCTGCCGGGACCTTCGACGCGGTGGTGCTGGACCTGATGCTGCCCGGCGAGGATGGGCTGGCGCTGTGCCAGCAGCTGCGCGAGCAGACCGCCCTGCCGGTGATCATGCTGACCGCGCGTGGCCGCCCGGCCGACCGCATCCTTGGCCTGGAAGTGGGCGCCGATGACTACATGGCCAAGCCGTTCGACCCGCGCGAGCTGCTGCTGCGGCTGCGTGCGGTACTGCGGCGGCAGGCGCCCGTGCAGGCGGCCCCGGCCGCCACGGCGGAGGTGGCACGGCTGCGTTTCTCCGGGTGGACCCTGGACCCGCGCACCCACCTGCTGCAGGCCGACGATGGCCGCCGCCACCTGCTGGGCGAGACCGATTTCAGCGCGCTGCAGCTGTTCCTGCGCCATCCCGACGAAGTGCTCGAGCGCGATTTCCTGGTGGAACAGGTGTACGGCCGCGACCGCATGCCCAGCGATCGCAGCATCGACATGTGCATCAGCCGGCTGCGGCAGATGCTGGAACATGACAGCCGCGCGCCGCTGCTGATCCGCACCGTGCGCAACCGCGGCTACTGCCTGGCCGGGCCGGTGCAGGCCGATGGCTGA
- a CDS encoding ATP-binding protein gives MAEARLGWPRTLYGRLVLVLVAGMLLAQLLTGTVWHDARYERVAEIPARLTAAHVAQTLRLLEAPDSPLAGADPAVLSTADLTVRAVDDGGHVSLRARDRAVEQLLRASLQGELGTPRELHLQRLRLYDAQGREDDKVLSARHVAGQFQLRVRTAQGHWLQFDVREGQAGLQLEPAHALGDYLLRIYGLRTLLIVLLALLVVRWLTRPLTRLGDAAQALGRNLNAPPLPLEGPREVRQAAQAFNQMQQQLQQAAQGREELLAAVSHDLRSPLTRLRLRTELLADEAVRTRWRADLDDMQELVDSILDYSSATQLRGDREPIDIDALLRTVVDDAREAGHAVQLTGRVGVAYPGFPRSLKRALANLLDNAGRYGGGAQVEASGDAKAIHIRITDQGPGIPAGERARMLQPFQRLEASRSARHGGTGLGLSIAVAVVQAHGGQLALEDGDGGRGLCVRITLPRS, from the coding sequence ATGGCTGAGGCGCGCCTGGGCTGGCCGCGCACGCTGTACGGGCGGCTGGTGCTGGTGCTGGTGGCGGGCATGCTGCTGGCGCAGCTGCTGACCGGCACCGTGTGGCACGACGCCCGCTATGAGCGCGTGGCCGAGATACCCGCGCGGCTGACCGCCGCGCACGTGGCGCAGACCCTGCGCCTGCTGGAAGCCCCTGACTCGCCGCTGGCCGGTGCCGACCCTGCGGTGCTGTCCACGGCCGACCTGACGGTGCGGGCCGTCGACGATGGCGGCCACGTCTCGCTGCGCGCGCGTGACCGCGCCGTGGAGCAGCTGCTGCGTGCATCGCTGCAGGGCGAACTGGGCACGCCGCGCGAGCTGCACCTGCAGCGCCTGCGCCTGTACGACGCGCAGGGCCGCGAGGACGACAAGGTGCTGTCGGCGCGCCACGTCGCCGGCCAGTTCCAGCTGCGCGTGCGCACGGCGCAGGGGCACTGGCTGCAGTTCGACGTGCGCGAAGGCCAGGCCGGCCTGCAGCTGGAACCGGCACATGCGCTGGGCGACTACCTGCTGCGCATCTACGGCCTGCGCACCCTGCTGATCGTGCTGCTGGCCCTGCTGGTGGTGCGCTGGCTGACCCGGCCGCTGACCCGCCTCGGCGACGCCGCACAGGCGCTGGGGCGCAATCTGAATGCTCCGCCGTTGCCGCTGGAAGGGCCGCGCGAGGTGCGCCAGGCCGCGCAGGCCTTCAACCAGATGCAGCAGCAGCTGCAGCAGGCCGCGCAGGGCCGCGAGGAACTGCTGGCGGCGGTCTCGCACGACCTGCGCTCGCCGCTGACCCGCCTGCGCCTGCGCACCGAACTGCTGGCCGACGAGGCCGTGCGCACGCGCTGGCGTGCGGACCTGGACGACATGCAGGAGCTGGTCGATTCCATCCTCGACTACAGCAGCGCCACCCAGCTGCGCGGCGACCGCGAGCCGATCGATATCGACGCGCTGCTGCGTACGGTGGTCGACGATGCACGCGAGGCCGGCCATGCCGTGCAGCTGACGGGCCGGGTGGGCGTGGCCTATCCCGGCTTCCCGCGCAGCCTGAAGCGCGCGCTGGCCAACCTGCTGGACAACGCCGGGCGCTATGGCGGCGGCGCGCAGGTCGAGGCGTCGGGCGACGCCAAGGCCATCCACATCCGCATCACCGACCAGGGCCCGGGCATACCGGCCGGAGAACGGGCGCGGATGCTGCAGCCGTTCCAGCGGCTGGAGGCTTCACGCAGCGCGCGCCATGGCGGCACCGGGCTGGGCCTGAGCATCGCGGTGGCGGTGGTGCAGGCGCACGGCGGCCAGCTGGCCCTGGAGGATGGCGACGGCGGCCGCGGGCTGTGCGTGCGGATCACCCTGCCCCGATCGTAG
- a CDS encoding Ku protein, producing MARPIWTGTLSFGLLNVPVSLMSGERKVDLQFRMLDSRDRKPIRFERVNADTGEEVPWKDIVKAYEYDKGSYVVLEEGDIRSAAPESHETVEVEAFVDASQIDPRYYEKPYLLLPGKKAEKGYVLLRETLRDTGKAGIARVVVRTREYLCAVMPQGHALVLMILRYPQELVDPEDYKLPTGSLADYRITAKETAMAGQLIESMAADWDPSQYHDEFRERLQQVLNKRIKTKGGTTQVEEEPVAHEDASTNVVDFMALLQKSLDANKRTPAKKTATRKAPAKKAAKKAAKKTAGKAAKATKKAAPRRKAG from the coding sequence ATGGCCCGCCCGATCTGGACCGGTACCCTCTCCTTCGGCCTGCTGAACGTGCCGGTCTCGCTGATGTCCGGCGAACGCAAGGTCGACCTGCAGTTCCGCATGCTGGATTCGCGCGACCGCAAGCCGATCCGCTTCGAACGGGTCAACGCCGATACCGGCGAGGAAGTGCCGTGGAAGGACATCGTCAAAGCCTACGAGTACGACAAGGGCAGCTACGTTGTGCTGGAAGAAGGCGACATCCGCTCGGCCGCGCCGGAGAGCCATGAAACGGTGGAGGTGGAGGCCTTCGTCGACGCCAGCCAGATCGATCCGCGCTACTACGAGAAGCCCTACCTGCTGCTGCCCGGCAAGAAGGCCGAGAAGGGCTACGTGCTGCTGCGCGAAACCCTGCGCGATACCGGCAAGGCCGGCATCGCGCGGGTGGTGGTGCGTACCCGCGAATACCTGTGCGCGGTGATGCCGCAGGGCCACGCGCTGGTGCTGATGATCCTGCGCTATCCGCAGGAGCTGGTTGATCCGGAGGATTACAAGCTGCCCACCGGCAGCCTGGCCGACTACCGCATCACCGCCAAGGAAACAGCGATGGCCGGGCAGTTGATCGAATCGATGGCCGCCGACTGGGACCCGTCGCAGTACCACGATGAATTCCGCGAGCGCCTGCAGCAGGTGTTGAACAAGCGCATCAAGACCAAGGGCGGCACCACCCAGGTGGAGGAGGAGCCGGTGGCGCACGAGGATGCCAGCACCAACGTGGTGGACTTCATGGCGCTGCTGCAGAAGAGCCTGGATGCCAACAAGCGCACGCCGGCGAAGAAGACCGCGACGCGCAAGGCACCGGCGAAAAAGGCTGCGAAGAAAGCCGCGAAGAAGACCGCCGGCAAGGCCGCCAAGGCGACGAAGAAGGCCGCACCGCGCCGCAAGGCAGGCTGA
- the ligD gene encoding DNA ligase D encodes MSLHQYRRKRRFGGGSGQTPEPDDGPAAGNPKRRPQFVIQLHHASSRHYDFRLEMDGVLKSWAVPKGPSLRVGEKRLAVEVEDHPLSYAGFEGDIPEGHYGAGHVQVFDHGSWACEGDPLQALADGKLDFVLHGQRLSGGWKLVRTAMKGRQVQWLLIKRDDADARDAEADDLLENAMPASRAAAKKAKKATRAAPRKADARWHARALKLAGARDHPYPRGFKPQLTDHRDTAPDGERWLHEIKWDGYRLLADLHDGELKLRSRNGLDWTDDFPEVAQAVRALPVRDARLDGELVVLDEQGRSDFAALQRVIDGSSKQPLRYIVFDLPGVAGVDISRAALLERKALLKDLIGPEPGTLAYSEHVLDHGPAVFAASGEAGFEGIVSKQVDAPYANARARSWVKVKHEDTDEFVIVGHTAPKGSRVGFGSLLLATPDAGGLRYVGRVGTGFDDAALKALSSALEPLAVKKAVLELPAHVPFRAASVRWVKPVVVAEVAFRGWGKEGLLRQASFKRLRSDKQTQDLGVTQAAGSDDVAVAISHPQRVVYPQRKLSKGDVADYYRQMARWILPEIAGRPLSLLRCPDGVGKACFFQKHHGAGLGDAVHAVPLQQKSGREDYVYIDDARGLLQLVQMNTLELHPWGATIEDPEHPDRLVFDLDPGDGVSWAQVKSGARDVRDRLLQVGLQSFVRLSGGKGVHVVVPLQPKADWEQVKAFCEAFAQAMALEQPDRYVATMSKARREGVIFIDWLRNTRGATSVCSWSLRARESAGVAVPLRWEELARVGAADAFPMDKALARAKRLKDDPWRGMERLQQVLPTGNR; translated from the coding sequence ATGTCGCTGCACCAGTACCGCCGCAAGCGCCGTTTTGGCGGTGGCAGCGGGCAGACACCGGAGCCGGATGATGGCCCGGCCGCAGGCAATCCGAAGCGGCGCCCGCAGTTCGTCATCCAGCTGCACCACGCCAGCTCGCGGCACTACGATTTCCGCCTGGAAATGGACGGCGTGCTGAAGAGCTGGGCGGTGCCCAAGGGCCCGTCGCTGCGGGTGGGCGAGAAGCGCCTGGCGGTGGAAGTGGAGGACCATCCGCTGTCCTACGCCGGCTTCGAAGGGGATATTCCCGAAGGCCATTACGGCGCAGGCCACGTGCAGGTGTTCGACCATGGCAGCTGGGCCTGCGAAGGCGACCCGCTGCAGGCGCTGGCCGATGGCAAGCTCGACTTCGTGCTGCATGGGCAGCGCCTGAGTGGCGGCTGGAAGCTGGTGCGCACGGCCATGAAAGGGCGGCAGGTGCAGTGGCTGCTGATCAAGCGTGACGATGCCGACGCGCGCGACGCCGAGGCCGATGATCTTCTGGAGAACGCCATGCCTGCATCCAGGGCCGCAGCAAAGAAGGCGAAAAAGGCAACGCGCGCCGCGCCCCGCAAGGCAGACGCACGCTGGCATGCGCGCGCGCTGAAGCTCGCCGGTGCACGCGACCATCCGTATCCGCGCGGCTTCAAGCCGCAGCTGACCGATCACCGCGACACCGCACCCGATGGCGAACGCTGGCTGCATGAGATCAAGTGGGATGGCTATCGCCTGCTGGCCGACCTGCACGACGGCGAGCTGAAACTGCGCTCGCGCAATGGCCTGGACTGGACCGACGACTTCCCCGAAGTCGCCCAGGCCGTGCGCGCGCTGCCGGTACGTGATGCGCGCCTGGACGGCGAGCTGGTCGTGCTCGACGAACAGGGACGCAGCGACTTCGCGGCCCTGCAGCGTGTCATCGATGGCAGTTCGAAACAGCCGCTGCGCTACATCGTGTTCGATCTGCCCGGTGTGGCCGGCGTGGACATCAGCCGCGCGGCATTGCTGGAACGCAAGGCCCTGCTGAAGGACCTGATCGGACCGGAGCCGGGCACGCTGGCCTACAGCGAACACGTGCTCGACCACGGCCCTGCGGTGTTCGCCGCCAGCGGTGAGGCCGGCTTCGAAGGCATCGTCAGCAAGCAGGTCGATGCGCCCTATGCGAACGCCCGCGCGCGCAGCTGGGTGAAGGTGAAGCACGAGGACACCGACGAATTCGTCATCGTCGGCCACACCGCGCCCAAGGGCAGCCGGGTCGGCTTCGGTTCGCTGCTGCTGGCCACGCCCGACGCCGGCGGCCTGCGCTATGTGGGTCGCGTCGGCACCGGTTTCGACGATGCGGCGTTGAAGGCGCTGAGCAGCGCGCTGGAGCCGCTGGCGGTGAAGAAAGCGGTGCTGGAGCTGCCGGCGCATGTTCCCTTCCGCGCGGCCAGCGTGCGCTGGGTGAAACCGGTGGTGGTGGCCGAAGTGGCCTTCCGTGGCTGGGGCAAGGAAGGGCTGCTGCGCCAGGCCAGCTTCAAGCGCCTGCGCAGCGACAAGCAGACGCAGGACCTGGGCGTGACGCAGGCAGCAGGCAGCGATGACGTAGCGGTGGCCATCAGCCATCCGCAACGGGTGGTGTACCCGCAGCGCAAGCTCAGCAAGGGCGACGTGGCCGACTACTACCGGCAGATGGCGCGCTGGATCCTGCCGGAGATCGCCGGCCGCCCGCTGTCACTGCTGCGCTGCCCGGATGGCGTCGGCAAGGCCTGCTTCTTCCAGAAGCATCATGGCGCCGGTCTGGGCGACGCCGTGCATGCGGTGCCGCTGCAGCAGAAGAGCGGCCGCGAGGACTACGTCTACATCGATGACGCGCGCGGCCTGCTGCAGCTGGTGCAGATGAACACTCTGGAGCTTCACCCGTGGGGCGCGACGATCGAGGATCCCGAGCATCCGGACCGCCTGGTGTTCGATCTGGACCCCGGCGACGGCGTGAGCTGGGCGCAGGTGAAATCGGGTGCGCGCGATGTGCGCGACCGCCTGCTGCAGGTCGGCCTGCAGAGCTTCGTGCGGCTGTCCGGCGGCAAGGGTGTGCACGTGGTGGTGCCGCTGCAGCCGAAGGCCGATTGGGAACAGGTCAAGGCGTTCTGCGAAGCCTTCGCCCAGGCGATGGCGCTGGAGCAGCCCGACCGCTACGTGGCAACGATGAGCAAGGCCAGGCGCGAGGGCGTGATCTTCATCGACTGGCTGCGCAATACGCGGGGCGCCACCAGCGTGTGTTCGTGGTCGCTGCGTGCGCGGGAGAGCGCAGGCGTGGCGGTGCCGCTGCGCTGGGAAGAGCTGGCGAGAGTGGGCGCCGCCGATGCGTTCCCGATGGACAAGGCGTTGGCCCGCGCGAAGCGCCTGAAGGACGACCCGTGGCGCGGCATGGAACGGTTGCAGCAGGTGTTGCCGACCGGTAATCGGTAG